From Leptospira ellinghausenii, a single genomic window includes:
- a CDS encoding TrmH family RNA methyltransferase, translated as MSVRNAEFQIISALQTNRTKRSQEKEVFVEGTEPIKQLLTAGWKITRILFRENSALSFWAKEVIQNQKDALVYEVKDELYLELSEKENPSELIVTAKIKNQFDLSGLSKEVSFLPKEKPFYLLFDRPSDYGNFGTLLRSADAFLVDIVFVIGHSIDVYDPKVIRSSLGSLFHTKLVFVSNFEALHRFVDSEKKRSGLKVIGTDSSGEFDLRDTSITSPILLVLGNEKKGMSVQLQSLCDQRVRIPMFGVVNSLNVSCAGSILLWEVTKGRVDPKTNEF; from the coding sequence ATGTCGGTTCGGAATGCAGAATTCCAAATCATTTCTGCGCTCCAAACAAACCGAACCAAACGGAGTCAGGAAAAAGAAGTTTTTGTTGAAGGTACTGAACCCATAAAGCAGTTGTTAACTGCTGGTTGGAAAATTACACGGATTTTGTTTCGAGAAAACAGTGCTTTATCTTTCTGGGCGAAGGAAGTGATCCAAAACCAGAAAGATGCTCTCGTATATGAAGTAAAAGATGAATTGTATTTAGAACTGTCAGAAAAAGAAAATCCATCTGAACTCATCGTGACTGCCAAAATAAAAAACCAATTTGATCTAAGTGGACTCAGTAAAGAGGTTTCTTTTTTACCAAAAGAGAAACCATTTTATCTATTATTTGATCGGCCAAGTGATTATGGAAATTTTGGAACTCTGTTACGTTCCGCTGATGCATTTTTAGTCGATATCGTATTTGTCATCGGGCATTCCATTGATGTGTATGATCCCAAGGTCATCCGTTCCAGTTTAGGGAGTTTGTTTCACACAAAACTTGTGTTTGTTTCCAATTTTGAAGCTCTGCATCGTTTTGTGGATTCTGAAAAAAAACGTAGCGGACTAAAAGTGATTGGAACCGATTCCAGTGGTGAATTTGATTTACGTGACACTTCGATTACGTCCCCAATTTTATTGGTCTTAGGGAATGAAAAAAAAGGGATGAGTGTACAATTACAATCCCTCTGTGACCAAAGGGTTAGAATTCCGATGTTTGGTGTTGTGAATTCACTGAATGTTTCTTGTGCTGGTTCCATCCTCCTTTGGGAAGTCACCAAAGGTAGGGTAGATCCCAAAACAAATGAGTTTTAG
- a CDS encoding lysophospholipid acyltransferase family protein → MKPKKHTIPYDFLIKLVSLAKGLVFHSIEENFPEKKEELEAPYPSALLCNHVSEADVVSLSMVYPRLNPKIKMIIPAREDILLPGFLQKEFRTKGIMKWIFKFIDATNIIPILLRYIGAVPIKRPFRDNARELIKKGELRDKVDSEWTEMVTHIRKGRNLFMFPEGTYNHDGFLNQVKRGAYHIKSKIDKLHFNSFTLTYDHLSYQKTKLYIKYGKPFEIPTEMPADQVVKLVADTLGKHYTVTIGNLTSFLLLKLDKETKIKKQQIIQLLSQFKSHIENQFPEITIASELRKETFVSQLEILFAKLKKVNLIDWEDEIIRTKEVLYHIPKSLHNLKKSNIVLYHKNQLTAHFAKLETIWNQLPLEKGFEVKT, encoded by the coding sequence ATGAAACCTAAAAAACATACGATCCCTTATGACTTTCTCATCAAACTCGTAAGTTTAGCAAAAGGACTTGTTTTCCATTCCATAGAAGAAAACTTCCCTGAAAAAAAAGAAGAATTAGAAGCCCCTTATCCCTCTGCTCTCCTTTGCAACCATGTATCTGAAGCGGACGTTGTTTCCCTTTCCATGGTTTACCCAAGACTCAATCCTAAAATCAAAATGATCATCCCTGCCAGAGAAGATATCCTCCTACCTGGATTTTTACAAAAAGAATTTCGTACAAAGGGTATCATGAAGTGGATTTTCAAATTCATCGATGCCACAAATATCATTCCAATTTTATTACGTTATATTGGAGCAGTTCCCATCAAACGCCCGTTTCGCGATAACGCAAGAGAACTCATTAAAAAAGGGGAACTTCGTGACAAAGTGGATAGTGAATGGACCGAAATGGTAACTCACATTCGTAAAGGTCGAAATTTGTTTATGTTTCCTGAAGGAACATACAACCATGATGGATTTCTAAACCAAGTCAAACGTGGTGCTTACCACATCAAATCAAAGATAGATAAACTTCATTTTAATAGTTTTACACTTACCTATGACCACTTGTCTTACCAAAAAACAAAACTATACATTAAATATGGTAAACCTTTTGAAATTCCAACGGAGATGCCAGCGGACCAAGTGGTGAAACTAGTTGCGGATACATTAGGAAAACACTATACAGTTACAATTGGAAATCTAACTTCCTTCTTATTACTCAAATTAGACAAAGAAACCAAAATCAAAAAACAACAAATTATCCAGTTATTGTCCCAATTTAAATCGCATATCGAAAACCAATTTCCAGAAATCACAATTGCTTCCGAATTACGAAAAGAAACGTTTGTTTCACAATTAGAAATACTTTTTGCCAAACTGAAAAAAGTAAATTTGATCGATTGGGAAGACGAGATCATTCGCACAAAAGAAGTTTTGTATCATATTCCCAAATCTTTACACAATTTAAAAAAATCCAATATTGTATTGTATCATAAAAACCAACTCACTGCACACTTCGCAAAATTGGAAACCATTTGGAACCAACTACCATTAGAAAAAGGATTTGAAGTAAAAACATGA
- a CDS encoding GNAT family N-acetyltransferase: MDLHLRPVSIADCELLFGWLNEPEVRKNSFNHQMVDFESHQIWFQKKINEGLPWYILELSGQPSGVIRFDLSENGFKINFSISASQRGKGLGKEIIRLGLSEITRIPHNSIFVFGLVKKQNIASAKCFLSNQFLQNDYDQNTYIFQKKLG; this comes from the coding sequence TTGGACCTTCACCTCAGACCTGTTTCGATTGCTGACTGCGAACTTCTGTTTGGTTGGTTGAATGAACCTGAAGTTAGAAAAAATTCTTTCAATCATCAAATGGTTGATTTTGAGAGCCATCAAATTTGGTTCCAAAAGAAAATAAACGAGGGTCTTCCTTGGTATATTTTGGAATTATCTGGGCAACCCTCTGGAGTCATTCGATTCGATTTATCGGAAAATGGTTTCAAAATTAATTTTTCTATTTCGGCAAGTCAAAGAGGAAAAGGACTTGGAAAAGAAATTATCCGATTAGGACTATCTGAAATTACAAGAATTCCCCATAATAGCATCTTTGTTTTTGGTCTAGTAAAAAAACAGAATATTGCATCTGCTAAATGCTTTCTGTCTAATCAGTTTTTACAAAATGATTATGACCAAAATACATATATTTTTCAAAAAAAACTCGGTTAA
- the pseF gene encoding pseudaminic acid cytidylyltransferase: MNTCIIPARGGSKRIPRKNIKLFHGKPMIAYSIETAIQSKLFDRVIVSTDDLEIAEVSRHYGAEVPFMRPKELSDDQTATIPVIGHAIQWMIKEGISTECVACIYATAPFILKNDLISAEKSFREGGWEYVFSATSFGFPIFRGFKKDTDGKIEMFFPEHFGTRSQDLPEAFHDAGQFYFGKPSAWIEGKRIFDNWSSIVELPRWRVQDIDTQDDWERAEVLYTMISSMN; the protein is encoded by the coding sequence GTGAATACTTGTATCATTCCTGCCCGGGGAGGGAGTAAAAGAATCCCTCGCAAAAATATCAAATTGTTTCATGGAAAACCCATGATAGCCTACTCGATAGAAACTGCCATCCAATCGAAGTTATTTGACCGAGTGATTGTATCAACAGATGATTTGGAAATTGCAGAAGTATCCAGGCACTATGGTGCTGAAGTGCCATTTATGAGACCAAAAGAGTTGTCTGACGATCAGACAGCAACGATTCCTGTGATTGGACATGCCATACAATGGATGATAAAGGAAGGCATTTCTACCGAATGTGTAGCTTGTATTTATGCCACTGCTCCTTTTATTTTAAAAAATGATTTAATCAGTGCTGAAAAGAGTTTCCGTGAAGGGGGATGGGAATATGTATTTTCTGCCACCTCCTTTGGATTTCCCATCTTTCGAGGTTTTAAAAAAGATACCGATGGTAAAATAGAAATGTTTTTTCCGGAACATTTTGGTACTCGTTCCCAGGATTTGCCAGAAGCCTTCCATGATGCAGGGCAGTTTTATTTTGGAAAACCAAGTGCTTGGATTGAAGGCAAACGGATATTTGACAATTGGTCTTCCATTGTTGAACTTCCGAGATGGAGAGTCCAAGATATAGACACACAGGACGATTGGGAGAGAGCCGAAGTTTTATACACGATGATCAGTAGTATGAACTGA
- a CDS encoding MarR family EPS-associated transcriptional regulator: MKEQYEYSDHHLKLLQLLDENPNLSQRDASDVLGLSLGKVNYILKAFLDKGLIKMNNFRNNKNKLAYTYLLTPQGIEEKARMTLHFYEKKKREYEALRAEVEKLGESLESLS, encoded by the coding sequence ATGAAAGAACAATACGAATACAGTGACCACCACCTCAAGTTACTCCAATTACTTGATGAGAACCCTAATTTATCACAAAGAGATGCTTCTGATGTGTTGGGACTCAGCTTAGGAAAGGTGAATTATATTTTGAAGGCATTCCTCGACAAAGGGCTCATCAAGATGAATAATTTTCGTAATAATAAAAACAAACTTGCGTACACATATTTACTCACACCACAAGGAATCGAAGAAAAAGCTAGGATGACTCTTCATTTTTATGAAAAGAAAAAAAGAGAATACGAAGCACTTCGTGCTGAAGTAGAGAAGTTAGGTGAGAGTTTGGAAAGTTTAAGTTAA
- a CDS encoding NAD(P)/FAD-dependent oxidoreductase, with product MVIVVGSGIIGSWIAYLLAKAGFEVYVFEKSENAGDGISGRNSGVLHSGIYYDETSLKSKFCFRGYEVAIPFFEKNKIPFSICGKVITTGLSDTIEDEKDKQIEIEKLFANGNRLGIPDLELKSNPGYHWKHVLGNTALWIPKTGIVDVPTYLKVLWQLGEEAGVKILKNKKVIREDGGVFALDLQSNIKEELEADYFVNACGLYSDELASNDLMNHKYEIKPNKGEYFRLNKQLPYETLVYPLPLKTSTALGVHYTFHLGGDAYAGPNSNWAFSKDDYNIITSRNVYFESLRKITDFYKEEDLSAGYVGLRPRLFLNGEAVKDFVIHKESNWIHLLGIESPGLTSSPAIAEEVVRMVG from the coding sequence ATGGTAATTGTGGTTGGATCTGGAATCATTGGATCCTGGATCGCTTATCTTTTGGCAAAAGCTGGATTCGAAGTATATGTATTCGAAAAATCAGAAAATGCAGGTGACGGTATCAGTGGACGTAATTCTGGAGTTTTACATTCTGGAATCTACTACGACGAAACTTCTTTGAAATCAAAGTTTTGTTTTCGCGGTTATGAAGTTGCGATTCCTTTTTTCGAAAAAAATAAGATACCGTTTTCCATTTGTGGCAAAGTAATAACGACGGGATTATCAGATACAATTGAAGATGAAAAAGACAAACAAATTGAAATCGAAAAACTTTTTGCTAATGGTAATCGATTAGGAATCCCTGACTTAGAACTTAAGTCTAATCCAGGTTATCACTGGAAGCATGTTTTGGGCAATACTGCACTTTGGATCCCAAAAACAGGTATTGTTGACGTTCCTACTTATCTAAAAGTATTATGGCAACTGGGAGAAGAGGCCGGTGTAAAAATCTTGAAGAACAAAAAAGTGATTCGAGAGGACGGTGGAGTATTTGCTCTGGACTTACAATCAAATATTAAAGAAGAGCTTGAAGCAGACTATTTTGTTAATGCATGTGGATTATATTCAGACGAATTAGCTTCAAATGACTTAATGAATCATAAGTATGAAATAAAACCTAATAAGGGTGAATACTTTCGATTAAACAAACAACTTCCATATGAAACTTTAGTTTATCCATTACCATTAAAAACGTCCACGGCATTGGGTGTTCATTATACTTTCCATTTGGGAGGAGATGCATACGCAGGTCCCAATTCGAACTGGGCTTTCTCGAAAGATGATTATAATATAATCACATCGAGAAACGTTTATTTTGAGTCGTTAAGGAAGATAACAGATTTTTATAAAGAAGAAGATTTGAGTGCGGGATATGTAGGATTAAGACCTCGTTTGTTTTTGAATGGAGAAGCTGTAAAGGATTTCGTGATTCATAAAGAATCGAACTGGATCCATTTGTTAGGGATTGAAAGTCCTGGGCTTACCTCTTCTCCTGCGATAGCAGAGGAAGTTGTAAGGATGGTTGGATAG
- the pseC gene encoding UDP-4-amino-4,6-dideoxy-N-acetyl-beta-L-altrosamine transaminase, with the protein MKNQIPYGRHSIDQSDIDAVVSVLKSDFLTQGPLVPLFEKMVCEYVGVKNGIAVNSATSALHLACLALNVGPGDIVWTSPISFVASSNCALYCGADVDFVDIDPVSYNMSVDALSLKLERAKLENKLPKVVIPVHFSGQSCDMEKISTLSKEFGFRIIEDASHAIGSTYKNHKVGSCEFSDITVFSFHPVKIITTGEGGMCTTSDDELANTIYRLRSHGITRNPKEMTEPPDGPWYYQQIDLGYNYRMNDLQAALGVSQLKRLDSIVQRRQEIKNYYDKILIDLPLILPKQMEYNRSSLHLYVIQVKEKEMLADRKVVFERLRAGGILVNVHYIPIYRQPYYQKKYSFLPSSFPNAESYYNQCISLPIYPELTNEDMERVKETLITPIGHQVLF; encoded by the coding sequence ATGAAAAACCAAATTCCTTATGGAAGACATAGTATTGATCAGTCGGATATCGATGCAGTAGTGTCGGTTCTAAAATCTGATTTTCTTACACAAGGACCACTCGTGCCGTTGTTTGAAAAGATGGTATGCGAGTATGTCGGTGTTAAAAACGGAATTGCCGTAAATAGTGCCACTTCAGCCCTTCATCTGGCTTGTTTAGCCCTGAATGTAGGCCCTGGTGATATTGTATGGACTAGTCCCATATCCTTTGTTGCAAGTTCCAACTGTGCCTTGTATTGCGGTGCAGATGTTGATTTTGTGGATATTGATCCTGTTTCATATAATATGTCGGTAGATGCACTTTCTTTGAAATTAGAAAGAGCAAAGTTAGAGAACAAACTTCCTAAAGTGGTAATCCCTGTGCATTTTTCTGGTCAGAGTTGTGACATGGAAAAAATCTCCACATTAAGTAAAGAGTTTGGATTCAGAATTATCGAAGATGCTTCCCATGCAATAGGTAGTACTTACAAAAATCATAAAGTAGGTTCCTGCGAGTTCAGTGACATTACTGTGTTTAGTTTTCATCCTGTGAAGATTATTACCACTGGCGAAGGTGGAATGTGTACAACTAGTGATGACGAATTGGCAAATACCATTTACCGACTTAGAAGTCATGGAATCACAAGAAACCCTAAAGAAATGACAGAACCTCCTGATGGTCCTTGGTATTACCAACAAATTGACCTTGGTTATAATTATCGAATGAATGACCTGCAAGCTGCTTTAGGTGTTTCACAATTAAAAAGATTAGATTCGATTGTTCAGAGAAGGCAAGAAATTAAAAACTATTATGATAAGATATTAATTGATCTTCCTTTAATTTTACCAAAGCAAATGGAATACAATCGTTCCTCGTTACATTTATACGTGATTCAGGTAAAAGAAAAAGAAATGTTGGCTGATCGCAAAGTAGTGTTTGAACGTTTGAGAGCAGGGGGAATCCTTGTAAACGTACATTACATTCCGATTTACCGCCAACCATACTATCAAAAAAAATATTCGTTTTTGCCTTCTTCTTTCCCAAATGCAGAATCATATTATAATCAATGTATCAGTCTTCCCATATATCCAGAGTTAACGAATGAGGATATGGAACGAGTGAAAGAAACTTTGATTACTCCCATTGGGCATCAGGTTCTATTTTAG
- a CDS encoding GDP-L-fucose synthase family protein gives MQKQSKIYVAGHKGLVGSAIVKILNQNGFLNVIGKSHAEMDLQNQSQVLEFFQKEKPEYVFLAAAKVGGIHANNTYPAEFIFSNLQIQNNIIDASYRYGIKKLCFLGSSCIYPKFAKQPMDEGQLLDGKLEPTNEPYAVAKIAGIVMCQSYNRQYGTNFISVMPTNLYGPGDNYHPENSHVLPALIRRFHEAKVNKLPEVVIWGTGKPLREFLYSEDMARACVFLMDNYDVTGDPKGGEHVNVGSGIEVSIKELAETVKEVVGYQGNLVFDLTKPDGTPRKLLDVSKLHKMGWKHQVELKDGVSFAYKDFIQKGILT, from the coding sequence ATGCAAAAACAATCCAAAATTTATGTAGCAGGCCATAAAGGTTTAGTTGGATCTGCTATTGTTAAAATTCTAAACCAAAATGGGTTCTTGAATGTAATCGGTAAATCTCATGCCGAGATGGATTTACAAAACCAGTCCCAAGTATTAGAATTTTTTCAAAAAGAAAAACCTGAGTATGTATTCCTTGCTGCCGCAAAAGTAGGTGGGATACATGCAAACAATACCTATCCTGCAGAATTTATTTTTTCAAACTTACAAATCCAAAATAATATCATCGATGCATCATACCGTTATGGAATCAAAAAACTTTGTTTTTTGGGATCCTCTTGTATTTATCCTAAATTTGCCAAACAACCTATGGACGAAGGCCAACTTTTAGATGGTAAATTAGAGCCAACAAACGAACCTTATGCGGTTGCAAAAATTGCAGGGATTGTGATGTGCCAATCATACAATCGTCAGTATGGTACAAATTTTATCTCAGTGATGCCAACAAATTTGTATGGCCCAGGGGATAATTACCATCCTGAAAACTCACATGTGTTACCTGCACTCATTCGAAGGTTCCATGAAGCAAAAGTGAACAAGTTACCCGAAGTTGTGATTTGGGGGACTGGTAAACCCCTTCGCGAATTTTTGTATTCAGAAGACATGGCAAGGGCCTGCGTATTTCTAATGGATAATTACGATGTAACAGGAGATCCAAAAGGTGGTGAACATGTCAATGTTGGTTCTGGGATTGAAGTGAGCATCAAAGAACTTGCAGAAACAGTGAAGGAAGTTGTGGGTTACCAAGGAAATTTGGTTTTTGACCTAACAAAGCCAGATGGAACACCTAGGAAATTACTCGATGTATCCAAACTCCACAAAATGGGATGGAAACACCAGGTTGAGCTAAAAGATGGAGTTAGTTTCGCGTATAAAGATTTTATCCAAAAAGGAATTCTTACGTAA
- a CDS encoding phosphoglycerate dehydrogenase — MPMKSVFVSTFPFCRTIPKAMDLLISNGFQVTVNPFGRKMKPNEVAEAAGSFDALIAGTEDLTLLVEESKSLKLISRVGVGLDSVPLELCKEKGISVAYTPDAVSPAVSELAVSLIVDAMRKVTYADREIRKGEWTRPYGERIGGSTIGILGFGRIGKRVASHLLGYLPKEILVCDLMDQTEVIHQLNQVSSSIHKLNLSLGKNWNPTEIRQVELEVLLKSSDAITIHVPLTEANKNLIDYRTMSLMKPNAVLINTARGGIVNEKDLYRVLEENLISAAAMDVFEEEPYKGPLVGSENLILTQHMGSCSNDCREDMEREAAENLIGFFCGGKWEKVV, encoded by the coding sequence ATCCCGATGAAATCTGTCTTTGTTTCTACCTTTCCGTTTTGCCGCACAATCCCTAAAGCCATGGATCTATTGATCTCGAATGGCTTTCAAGTGACCGTAAATCCATTCGGCCGGAAAATGAAACCAAATGAAGTAGCCGAGGCAGCAGGAAGCTTTGATGCTCTGATTGCCGGGACTGAAGATCTAACACTTTTAGTGGAAGAGTCAAAATCATTAAAACTCATCTCTCGTGTTGGAGTGGGTCTCGATAGTGTTCCTCTTGAACTCTGTAAAGAGAAAGGAATTTCTGTGGCATATACTCCTGATGCGGTCTCTCCCGCAGTATCTGAGTTAGCTGTCAGTTTAATCGTGGATGCGATGCGAAAAGTAACATATGCGGATAGAGAAATCCGAAAAGGTGAGTGGACAAGACCATACGGAGAAAGAATTGGTGGTTCGACAATCGGTATTTTAGGGTTTGGACGGATTGGAAAGAGAGTGGCTTCGCATCTTCTCGGGTATTTGCCAAAAGAAATTCTAGTTTGCGATTTAATGGACCAAACTGAAGTGATCCATCAATTGAATCAGGTTTCATCTAGCATACATAAGTTGAATTTATCTCTAGGTAAAAATTGGAATCCAACAGAAATTCGGCAAGTGGAACTTGAAGTTCTGTTGAAAAGTTCAGATGCTATTACAATCCATGTTCCTCTAACAGAGGCTAATAAAAATCTAATTGACTACAGAACAATGTCATTAATGAAACCAAATGCAGTTTTAATCAATACTGCAAGAGGTGGTATTGTTAACGAAAAGGATTTGTATAGAGTTTTAGAGGAGAACTTAATTTCCGCTGCGGCAATGGACGTATTTGAAGAAGAGCCGTATAAGGGACCGTTAGTGGGATCGGAAAATCTAATTCTAACCCAACATATGGGTTCTTGTTCCAATGATTGTAGGGAAGATATGGAGAGGGAAGCAGCAGAGAACTTGATTGGTTTTTTTTGTGGTGGGAAATGGGAGAAGGTGGTTTAG
- a CDS encoding glycosyl transferase, with product MPTLIFTEALLTTGLGHLGRCTALAEKLLEEGESSIQMILHTDHTSSNWSFPCQVQFINWKDKNQLKNFLDEYRQITDLSELIFYVDSYLAELEIYNTLKDFCSELICIDDDCRLDYPTQSTILNPGYPGLYLEYNTKKYKILTGKDQVLLRKPFREKFEIPKKNNPPQKILVTLGGSDPHLFSEEILSLLVKNFPRIEKHLVVGPGFTNEMKLKELSNNNTFFYKNLSAIQMRDLMIQMDFAITAGGQTTYELDQCKVPMVMIKTAENQEGNIRGFVEFQKGQVVSEPKELVEMLKNNFFHSTYID from the coding sequence ATGCCTACTTTGATTTTCACAGAAGCACTCCTTACCACAGGACTTGGTCATTTGGGTAGGTGTACTGCTCTTGCTGAAAAACTATTGGAAGAGGGTGAATCTTCCATTCAAATGATATTACATACAGATCATACATCGTCAAATTGGAGTTTTCCATGCCAGGTTCAGTTCATCAATTGGAAAGATAAGAATCAGCTTAAAAATTTCCTGGATGAGTATCGCCAAATAACAGACCTAAGTGAATTAATCTTTTATGTGGATTCTTACTTAGCAGAATTAGAAATTTATAATACTTTAAAAGATTTTTGCTCTGAACTTATTTGCATTGATGACGACTGCCGTCTTGACTATCCCACCCAGTCCACAATATTGAATCCAGGTTATCCAGGTCTTTATTTAGAATACAATACTAAAAAATACAAAATTTTAACGGGTAAAGACCAGGTTTTACTGAGAAAACCCTTTCGAGAAAAATTTGAAATCCCAAAGAAAAACAATCCTCCCCAGAAGATTTTGGTGACACTCGGTGGTAGCGATCCGCATTTATTTTCCGAAGAGATCCTTTCTCTGTTAGTAAAAAACTTTCCCAGAATAGAAAAACATTTGGTTGTTGGTCCTGGGTTTACGAACGAAATGAAATTAAAAGAGCTATCTAATAACAATACATTCTTTTACAAAAATCTTTCCGCCATTCAAATGCGCGACTTAATGATCCAAATGGATTTTGCGATTACTGCAGGTGGGCAGACCACATATGAATTGGATCAATGTAAAGTTCCGATGGTGATGATTAAAACTGCAGAGAATCAAGAAGGTAATATTCGTGGTTTTGTGGAGTTTCAAAAAGGCCAAGTCGTAAGCGAACCAAAAGAACTAGTAGAGATGCTGAAAAACAATTTCTTTCATAGCACGTATATCGATTAG
- a CDS encoding ABC transporter ATP-binding protein: MFLLFVLIIFTSVAEIFSIGAVFPFLGALTNPIQIFKLEELQFLWKVLEVNDPLSVLVYVTAGFILTSLVSGAMRLLLIYATTRLSFGIGADISYEIYKRTLFQPYYVHINRNSAEVITGITSKASSVVTQIVTPILTLLSSVVILLFIIVGLLVIDTKTTLISFSFFIILYIFVALYSKTKLQKNGEILTKNLTTVQKSLQEGMGGIRDILLDGTQSYFLNTYRVSDSLYRKASAENYYYGASPRYVVESLGMALIGIFAYHFGRSTDSLMSALPILGSLAIAAQRVLPILQQSYYSWSNLRAGRENLSNVVELLNQPIQMENSNRQLGKLTFKHEIKIDNISFSYEESKKEVISNVSLTVPKGSRVGIVGQTGSGKSTLMDLLMGLLVPSKGYIHVDGIKLNEENLRLWQNNIAHVPQNIFLSDSSIAENIAFGYRKEEIDFEKLKIAAKKAQISEHIEQLPDGYDTFVGERGVKLSGGQRQRIGIARALYKDAEVIFLDEATSALDNDTEKAVMESIDSLDKSITIFIIAHRLSTIDGCEQKIELSEGKVIQQT; this comes from the coding sequence TTGTTTTTACTGTTCGTTTTAATAATTTTCACATCTGTTGCAGAAATTTTCAGTATAGGAGCAGTATTCCCTTTTTTAGGGGCTCTTACCAATCCCATACAGATTTTTAAATTGGAAGAACTACAGTTTTTGTGGAAGGTATTAGAAGTAAATGATCCTTTGTCAGTATTGGTTTATGTGACTGCTGGGTTTATACTTACGTCTTTAGTTTCTGGCGCAATGAGACTTTTATTGATTTATGCCACCACTAGATTGTCATTTGGTATTGGTGCAGACATCAGTTACGAAATATACAAAAGAACACTTTTTCAACCTTATTATGTGCATATTAACCGAAATAGTGCAGAGGTGATCACTGGAATTACGTCAAAGGCCAGTAGCGTTGTCACTCAGATTGTCACTCCCATTTTAACTCTGCTTTCTTCGGTAGTAATTTTATTATTTATCATTGTTGGATTGTTGGTGATAGATACAAAGACTACTTTGATTTCATTCTCGTTTTTTATAATACTCTATATTTTTGTTGCATTGTATTCAAAAACTAAACTCCAAAAAAATGGAGAAATTTTAACAAAAAATTTAACCACTGTTCAGAAATCTCTCCAGGAAGGTATGGGTGGGATTCGCGATATTTTGTTAGATGGAACACAAAGTTATTTTTTGAATACCTACCGTGTTTCGGATTCACTTTATAGAAAGGCTTCAGCAGAAAATTATTATTATGGTGCCAGTCCGAGATATGTAGTAGAGTCACTGGGTATGGCATTGATCGGAATATTTGCCTATCATTTTGGAAGATCAACTGATTCACTAATGTCTGCACTTCCCATTTTGGGGTCACTCGCCATTGCAGCGCAAAGGGTTTTACCTATTTTACAACAAAGTTATTATTCTTGGTCAAATCTAAGAGCTGGTCGGGAAAATTTGTCGAATGTTGTAGAATTATTGAATCAACCGATTCAGATGGAGAATTCAAATCGACAACTTGGAAAATTAACTTTCAAACATGAGATAAAAATTGATAACATAAGTTTCAGTTATGAGGAATCTAAGAAAGAAGTGATTTCAAATGTGAGTTTAACAGTTCCTAAAGGAAGTAGGGTTGGAATTGTTGGGCAAACGGGAAGTGGAAAAAGTACACTTATGGATTTGCTGATGGGGCTACTTGTGCCTTCCAAAGGTTATATTCACGTAGATGGAATTAAGTTGAATGAAGAAAATCTAAGACTCTGGCAAAACAACATAGCACATGTGCCGCAAAATATCTTTTTGTCAGATTCTTCCATTGCCGAAAACATTGCCTTTGGTTATAGAAAAGAAGAAATCGATTTTGAAAAATTAAAAATTGCAGCGAAGAAAGCGCAAATATCTGAACACATCGAGCAGTTACCAGATGGTTATGATACATTTGTCGGAGAGAGAGGTGTAAAACTATCTGGTGGACAAAGGCAACGAATAGGTATCGCAAGAGCATTATACAAAGATGCGGAAGTGATTTTTTTAGATGAAGCAACGAGTGCTTTAGATAACGACACGGAAAAAGCAGTTATGGAATCAATTGATTCGCTAGATAAATCGATTACGATTTTCATAATAGCCCATCGGTTGTCTACGATCGATGGATGCGAGCAAAAAATTGAATTATCCGAAGGGAAAGTGATCCAACAAACATGA